In Tripterygium wilfordii isolate XIE 37 chromosome 23, ASM1340144v1, whole genome shotgun sequence, one genomic interval encodes:
- the LOC119992917 gene encoding pentatricopeptide repeat-containing protein At4g32430, mitochondrial: MTTRQASFNTLSTLPRQRSTVLAKSFYPYGHAHHSFDESPQSRISFVTRSMLNCMRRNLPCQALNIFKEHLRLGSLNNIDETSIAVALKACRGNRVPGCQIHGFAIISGFRSYISVSNSLMNLYCKAQLFDRALRIFNNLSDPDIVSCNTILSGFQNSGDALNFALRMNFKGVVFDAVTYTTVLSFCSAHEEFLFGVQLHSLIIKFGLSCEVFVGNALITMYSRWGHLLEAKRVFDEMQSRDLVSWNAILSGYAQEGDYGSEAVSLFAEMVREGMKLDHVSFTGSVSACSQERNLEFGRQIHGLSIKTGYGTHVSVCNVLISMYFKCEYIEDAKSVFWNMNERNVVSWTTMIFIDGEDVIALFNKMRLDGVYPNDVTFVGLIHAISIGNLVEQGQKVHGICIKSSFSSDLNVCNSLITMYAKFEFMEDSSKVFGEIGSRDIISWNALISGYAQNGFCQEALRTFFSAISEAKPNQYTFGSVLSAIGAAEDVSLKHGQRCHSHIIKFGLNSDPIVSGALLDMYAKRGSILESERVFIDTNQKSQFAWTAMISAHARHGDFESVMNWFKAMERDGIRPDSITFLSMLTACGRKGMVDMGRHLFDSMVNDYLIEPSREHYSCLADMLGRAGRLEEAEEVVGHIQGGAGLSVLQSLLGACRIHGNVEMGERVADALMKLEPTESGSYVLLSNLYAEKGEWDKVAKLRKGMREKGVKKEVGFSWVDVGEVNGSLPLHGFSSGDWSHPQSAEIHKMTECLGLEMKPLRDGLIRCDITTPYKIESLLDM, translated from the coding sequence atgacCACCCGTCAAGCCAGCTTCAACACTCTGAGTACACTACCGAGGCAACGGTCAACTGTGCTGGCTAAGAGCTTTTACCCGTATGGCCATGCACATCATTCGTTCGACGAAAGTCCCCAATCTAGGATCAGCTTTGTTACTCGTTCCATGCTCAATTGCATGCGCAGAAACCTTCCATGTCAAGCTCTTAACATCTTCAAGGAACATCTTCGACTGGGCTCCTTGAATAATATCGACGAAACTTCTATTGCTGTGGCTCTAAAAGCTTGTCGTGGAAACCGAGTACCCGGGTGCCAGATTCATGGCTTTGCTATTATCTCTGGGTTTAGATCGTATATTAGCGTTTCAAATTCATTAATGAATTTGTACTGTAAAGCTCAACTTTTTGATAGGGCTTTACGTATATTCAATAATCTAAGTGATCCTGATATTGTTTCTTGCAATACGATACTCTCAGGGTTTCAAAATAGTGGAGATGCTTTGAATTTCGCTCTCCGGATGAATTTCAAAGGGGTAGTTTTTGATGCCGTGACTTACACTACAGTTCTCTCATTTTGCTCTGCTCATGAGGAGTTTCTCTTTGGCGTACAACTGCATAGTCTCATAATCAAATTTGGATTAAGTTGTGAGGTTTTTGTGGGGAATGCGCTTATAACAATGTATTCAAGATGGGGGCATTTATTAGAAGCTAAAAGGGTATTTGATGAGATGCAAAGTAGGGATTTGGTCTCCTGGAACGCAATTCTATCAGGTTACGCTCAGGAAGGTGATTATGGATCAGAGGCAGTTTCACTATTTGCTGAGATGGTTAGAGAAGGGATGAAGCTTGACCATGTTTCATTTACTGGTTCTGTCTCGGCCTGCAGTCAAGAAAGAAATTTAGAGTTCGGGAGACAGATACATGGGTTGAGTATAAAAACAGGATACGGGACTCACGTTTCAGTGTGTAATGTCTTGATCTCAATGTATTTTAAGTGTGAATACATTGAAGATGCCAAATCAGTCTTCTGGAATATGAATGAGCGCAACGTGGTTTCTTGGACTACAATGATCTTCATTGATGGGGAAGATGTCATAGCTCTCTTTAATAAGATGAGGTTAGATGGAGTGTATCCAAATGATGTTACATTTGTTGGGCTGATTCATGCCATAAGTATTGGCAATTTGGTGGAACAAGGCCAGAAAGTTCATGGCATTTGCATAAAATCTAGCTTTTCTTCAGATTTGAATGTCTGTAATAGCCTTATCACTATGTATGCTAAGTTTGAGTTCATGGAAGACTCATCAAAGGTTTTTGGGGAAATCGGTTCCAGAGATATCATATCATGGAATGCTTTGATTTCTGGTTATGCTCAGAACGGTTTCTGTCAAGAAGCTCTAAGGACATTCTTCTCAGCGATTAGTGAGGCCAAGCCAAACCAATACACATTTGGCAGTGTCTTGAGTGCAATTGGTGCTGCAGAGGATGTTTCGCTCAAGCATGGTCAAAGATGCCACTCTCATATAATAAAATTTGGCTTGAACTCTGATCCCATTGTTTCTGGTGCTCTTCTTGACATGTATGCAAAACGTGGGAGCATTCTTGAGTCTGAAAGAGTTTTCATTGACACGAATCAAAAGAGCCAATTTGCTTGGACAGCAATGATCTCCGCCCATGCCAGACATGGAGACTTTGAATCAGTAATGAATTGGTTCAAGGCGATGGAGAGAGATGGGATAAGACCAGACTCAATTACCTTCCTTTCCATGTTAACAGCCTGTGGTCGAAAGGGAATGGTTGACATGGGTCGTCATCTCTTTGACTCCATGGTTAATGACTACCTGATTGAACCATCCCGGGAACATTATTCTTGTTTGGCAGATATGTTAGGCCGTGCAGGCAGACTTGAGGAGGCAGAAGAGGTAGTGGGTCATATTCAAGGAGGGGCAGGGCTGTCAGTGTTGCAAAGCTTGCTGGGAGCGTGTAGGATACATGGGAATGTAGAGATGGGCGAGAGGGTAGCCGATGCTCTGATGAAGCTAGAGCCTACGGAATCAGGTTCATATGTGCTCTTGTCCAACTTGTATGCTGAAAAGGGTGAATGGGATAAGGTGGCAAAATTAAGGAAAGgaatgagagagaaaggagtgaaGAAGGAAGTAGGTTTTAGTTGGGTAGATGTTGGTGAGGTCAATGGTTCCTTACCTTTGCACGGGTTTTCTTCTGGGGACTGGTCGCATCCACAATCCGCGGAGATTCATAAGATGACTGAATGCCTGGGATTAGAAATGAAACCTTTGAGAGATGGATTGATCCGTTGTGACATAACCACCCCATATAAAATTGAATCTTTGCTTGATATGTGA
- the LOC119993244 gene encoding subtilisin-like protease SBT2.6, producing the protein MRVLGFGCRIIVFLALWMGVKAEIYLVTVEGDPVISYRGGVPGFEATAVETDENFDPTSQFVTSYAQHLEKKHDMLLGMLFNHGSYEKLYSYKHLINGFAVHVSPDQAEILRHAPGVKSVVRDWKVRRLTTHTPQFLGLPTGVWPTGGGFDRAGEDIVIGFVDSGIFPHHPSFATHHTEPYGPVPKYRGKCEVDPDTKRDFCNGKIIGAQHFAKAAIAAGLFNPTIDFDSPLDGDGHGSHTASIAAGNNGIPVKIHGYEFGKASGMAPRARIAVYKALYRLFGGFVADVVAAIDQAVHDGVDILSLSVGPNSPPTTTKTTFLNPFDATLLAAVKAGVFVAQAAGNGGPFPKTLVSYSPWIASVAAAIDDRRYKNHFTLGNGKILSGIGLSPSTHPNQTFTLVSANDVLLDSSAMKYSPSDCQRPEVLNRNLVEGNILLCGYSFNFVSGTASIKKVSETAKSLGAVGFVLAVENASPGTKFDPVPVSIPGILITDVPKSMELIDYYNVSTPRDWTGRVRSFKAVGSIGDGLMPILHKSAPQVALFSARGPNIKDFSFQDADLLKPDILAPGSLIWAAWSPNGTDEPNYVGEGFAMISGTSMAAPHIAGIAALVKQKHPRWSPAAIKSALMTTTTKLDRAGGPLQAQQYSETEEVKLVPATPFDYGSGHVSPRAALDPGLIFDAGYEDYLGFLCTTPGIDVHEIRNYTNSQCNNSMGHPSNLNTPSVTVSHLVGTQTVSRTVTNVAEEETYVITARMHPAIAIETSPPAMTLKVGASRKFTVTLTVRAVTGTYSFGEICLKGSRGHKVRIPVVAMGYWR; encoded by the exons ATGAGGGTGCTGGGGTTTGGGTGTCGAATTATAGTGTTCTTGGCCCTTTGGATGGGTGTGAAAGCAGAGATTTATTTGGTGACAGTCGAGGGAGACCCTGTCATAAGTTATAGAGGTGGTGTTCCTGGTTTTGAAGCCACTGCTGTAGAAACCGATGAAAATTTTGATCCCACCAG TCAGTTCGTCACATCGTATGCCCAACATCTTGAAAAGAAACATGACATGCTTCTTGGTATGCTGTTCAATCATGGGAGCTACGAGAAACTCTACAGCTATAAGCATCTTATAAATGGTTTTGCGGTCCACGTCTCTCCTGATCAG GCAGAAATCCTAAGACATGCCCCTGGTGTGAAATCTGTTGTTAGAGATTGGAAAGTGAGAAGACTTACTACGCACACCCCACAATTTTTGGGGCTCCCGACAGGAGTATGGCCAACAGGTGGTGGCTTTGACAGGGCTGGAGAGGATATTGTGATAGGATTTGTGGACTCTGGAATTTTTCCTCATCATCCAAGCTTTGCAACCCATCATACTGAACCGTATGGGCCTGTTCCTAAGTACAGAGGAAAATGTGAAGTTGATCCTGATACAAAGAGGGATTTCTGCAATGGGAAGATTATTGGGGCACAACATTTTGCCAAAGCTGCAATAGCAGCTGGATTATTTAATCCTACAATTGATTTTGATTCTCCTTTGGATGGTGATGGACATGGAAG TCATACAGCATCTATTGCAGCCGGTAATAATGGTATTCCTGTGAAAATACATGGCTATGAATTTGGGAAAGCAAGTGGGATGGCGCCCCGTGCTAG GATTGCTGTGTATAAGGCATTATACAGGCTCTTCGGAGGCTTTGTTGCTGATGTGGTAGCTGCCATTGATCAG GCTGTTCATGATGGGGTGGATATACTTAGCCTCTCAGTGGGTCCAAACAGTCCTCCGACCACCACCAAGACTACATTCTTAAACCCTTTCGATGCCACACTTCTTGCAGCTGTGAAAGCAGGAGTATTTGTTGCACAGGCAGCAGGGAATGGAGGTCCTTTCCCGAAAACATTGGTATCATATAGCCCGTGGATTGCATCTGTAGCAGCTGCAATTGATGATCGCAGATATAAAAATCATTTCACTCTGGGAAATGGGAAAATATTAAGTGGAATCGGTTTATCAC CTTCTACACATCCCAACCAAACATTTACTTTGGTTTCTGCAAATGATGTCCTGCTGGATTCATCGGCAATGAAGTACAGCCCGTCTGACTGCCAAAGACCAGAAGTGTTAAATCGAAACTTGGTTGAGGGAAACATTCTTCTTTGTGGCTATTCCTTCAATTTTGTTTCTGGTACTGCATCAATCAAGAAAGTATCAGAAACAGCCAAGAGCCTTGGTGCTGTTGGCTTTGTCCTCGCTGTGGAAAATGCTTCACCCGGAACAAAATTTGATCCTGTACCTGTCAGCATTCCAGGGATTCTTATCACAGATGTCCCAAAATCAATG GAACTTATAGACTACTACAACGTCTCTACACCTAGAGATTGGACTGGACGAGTGAGGAGTTTCAAAGCTGTTGGTAGCATTGGAGATGGCTTGATGCCTATACTCCATAAATCTGCACCACAAGTGGCATTATTCTCTGCTCGAGGGCCCAACATAAAAGATTTCAGCTTTCAAGATGCTGATCTTCTCAAACCAGATATTCTAGCTCCTGGTTCTCTCATTTGGGCTGCATGGTCACCCAATGGAACTGATGAGCCTAACTATGTTG GGGAGGGATTTGCCATGATTTCTGGAACAAGCATGGCCGCACCACATATAGCGGGGATAGCAGCTCTCGTAAAGCAGAAGCACCCTCGCTGGAGCCCCGCTGCAATTAAGTCAGCTTTGATGACTACAACGACAAAGTTAGACAGAGCAGGAGGGCCTCTTCAAGCACAACAATATTCTGAGACTGAAGAAGTGAAGCTGGTCCCAGCTACACCTTTTGATTATGGGAGTGGTCATGTTAGTCCAAGAGCTGCTCTGGATCCTGGACTCATATTTGACGcag GTTACGAGGATTACTTGGGATTTTTATGCACAACTCCTGGGATTGATGTTCATGAGATAAGGAACTACACAAACTCTCAGTGCAACAACAGCATGGGTCACCCATCTAATCTCAACACACCCTCAGTCACGGTTTCCCATCTTGTTGGAACTCAAACTGTTAGTCGTACAGTCACAAACGTGGCCGAGGAGGAAACGTACGTGATAACAGCTAGAATGCATCCTGCCATTGCCATAGAAACAAGTCCTCCAGCAATGACTCTGAAAGTCGGTGCATCAAGGAAGTTCACGGTGACACTTACAGTTAGAGCTGTGACAGGAACCTACAGTTTTGGAGAGATTTGTTTGAAGGGCAGTCGAGGCCATAAAGTAAGAATCCCAGTTGTTGCTATGGGATACTGGCGATAG